In a single window of the Streptacidiphilus sp. P02-A3a genome:
- a CDS encoding 4'-phosphopantetheinyl transferase superfamily protein, whose amino-acid sequence MSTAPLSVWSVTLPDRITALDWALLDEAEHRRAGRLRDAAAASFVGRRSALRRILGRQLRTPPAGVALGRRPCPRCGAADHGPPLVRGHEELQVSTSSSGGLALVAVATGPVGIDLEYRWRTPFDPLAVIRAAASPEEEAYLLGLPDSARTAAVHRLWTRKEAVAKAAGVGIAVRLRGLRAVPRLPGPVWVGGVPHGPLAGSWWVDELPVPDGFVAALARRTPEPRRVLPRPAGPSGRWDDSGNSDRATTREVEDSDD is encoded by the coding sequence GTGAGCACCGCGCCGCTGTCGGTGTGGTCGGTGACCCTGCCGGACCGGATCACCGCGTTGGACTGGGCGCTGCTGGACGAGGCGGAGCACCGGCGGGCCGGGCGCCTGCGTGACGCGGCGGCGGCGTCCTTCGTGGGGCGGCGCTCGGCGCTGCGGCGGATCCTGGGGCGGCAGTTGCGGACGCCCCCGGCGGGGGTCGCCCTGGGCCGTCGGCCCTGCCCGCGCTGCGGGGCCGCGGACCACGGTCCGCCACTGGTGCGCGGCCACGAGGAACTCCAGGTCAGTACCTCCTCCTCGGGCGGCCTGGCGCTGGTCGCGGTCGCGACCGGGCCGGTCGGGATCGATCTTGAGTACCGGTGGCGCACGCCGTTCGACCCGCTGGCGGTGATCCGCGCGGCGGCGTCGCCCGAGGAGGAGGCCTACCTGCTGGGCCTGCCGGACAGCGCCAGGACCGCCGCCGTGCACCGCCTGTGGACGCGGAAGGAGGCGGTGGCGAAGGCGGCCGGGGTGGGCATCGCGGTGAGGCTGCGCGGTCTGCGGGCCGTGCCCCGGTTGCCCGGACCGGTCTGGGTGGGCGGGGTCCCGCACGGCCCGCTCGCCGGGTCCTGGTGGGTGGACGAGCTGCCGGTGCCGGACGGCTTCGTCGCCGCGCTCGCCCGGCGGACGCCGGAACCCCGACGGGTACTGCCCCGGCCCGCCGGTCCTTCGGGCCGCTGGGACGACTCGGGCAACAGCGACAGAGCAACGACGAGAGAAGTGGAGGACAGCGATGACTGA
- a CDS encoding Gfo/Idh/MocA family protein has protein sequence MTDYRHALIGCGRVAANHVDGFRRVPGWVLAAACDREPHVAEFARAHAIPRVTRDAGELFADPSVTSVSIAVDHRQHGPLVERALLAGKHVLVEKPLCLDPKEARDLVALADERSLVLSAVAQHRYDPLVLAVRDWVARGLLGDLVQASVALQARRTPEYYTDSYWRGTQDGEGGSALINQGYHCLDAVRWICGDLTATAALRRTRRLAGVIETEDTLGALLSASGVPVTLNVTVASSVEWRTRIEIVGVRGSVVFDLDHPGRLSHWEGPAELVRLAERENARGLAEEPPGASYYGTSHRRQIADFCRGVAGGGAMLSSAADAVGTLETIVSLYELSAG, from the coding sequence ATGACTGACTACCGACATGCGCTGATCGGCTGCGGACGGGTCGCGGCCAACCATGTGGACGGTTTCCGCCGGGTACCCGGATGGGTCCTCGCCGCCGCCTGCGACCGCGAGCCGCACGTGGCGGAGTTCGCCCGCGCCCACGCGATACCGCGGGTGACGCGGGACGCCGGGGAGCTGTTCGCGGACCCCTCGGTCACCAGCGTCTCGATCGCGGTGGACCACCGGCAGCACGGGCCGCTGGTGGAGCGGGCGCTGCTGGCGGGGAAGCACGTCCTGGTGGAGAAGCCGCTGTGCCTGGACCCGAAGGAGGCACGGGACCTGGTCGCGCTGGCCGACGAGCGGTCGCTGGTGCTGTCGGCGGTGGCCCAGCACCGGTACGACCCGCTGGTGCTGGCGGTCCGCGACTGGGTGGCCAGGGGCCTGCTCGGTGACCTGGTCCAGGCCTCGGTGGCGCTTCAGGCGCGGCGGACGCCCGAGTACTACACCGACAGCTACTGGCGCGGCACCCAGGACGGGGAGGGGGGCTCGGCGCTGATCAACCAGGGCTACCACTGCCTGGACGCGGTCCGCTGGATCTGCGGCGACCTGACCGCGACCGCCGCCCTGCGCCGTACCCGGCGGCTGGCCGGTGTCATCGAGACCGAGGACACCCTCGGCGCCCTGCTGTCGGCCTCGGGGGTGCCGGTCACCCTGAACGTGACGGTGGCGAGCAGCGTGGAGTGGCGGACCAGGATCGAGATCGTCGGTGTCCGGGGGTCGGTCGTCTTCGACCTCGACCACCCGGGGCGGTTGAGCCACTGGGAGGGCCCGGCGGAGCTGGTCCGGCTCGCGGAGCGGGAGAACGCCCGCGGACTGGCGGAGGAGCCGCCCGGTGCCTCCTACTACGGCACGTCCCACCGTCGGCAGATAGCCGACTTCTGCCGCGGCGTCGCCGGGGGCGGCGCGATGCTCTCCTCTGCGGCCGACGCGGTGGGAACCCTGGAGACGATTGTCTCCCTCTACGAACTCTCGGCCGGGTGA
- a CDS encoding TIGR00730 family Rossman fold protein: MISPPAPPNRIGVFCGSRAGNRPEYLRAAHDLGTAIARRGGSLVYGAGGVGLMGAVSTAAHRAGAKVFGVIPDALHERERLDEAQGEIFVVEGMHSRKALMYEMADAFVILPGGYGTMDELMEVATWDQLGFHRRPVVLANIAGFFDPLVQLLDRMADDGFMSAGERAFCRTADTAEGCLDILGMTCSPILHPAESS; encoded by the coding sequence GTGATTTCTCCCCCGGCCCCACCGAATCGAATTGGCGTCTTCTGCGGCTCCCGCGCCGGGAACCGGCCGGAGTACCTCCGGGCGGCCCACGACCTGGGCACCGCGATCGCCCGCCGGGGCGGCAGCCTGGTCTACGGCGCGGGCGGGGTCGGCCTCATGGGGGCCGTCTCGACCGCGGCCCACCGGGCGGGCGCCAAGGTGTTCGGCGTGATCCCGGACGCCCTGCACGAGCGCGAACGCCTGGACGAGGCGCAGGGCGAGATATTCGTCGTCGAAGGAATGCACAGCCGCAAGGCGCTGATGTACGAGATGGCCGACGCCTTCGTCATTCTCCCCGGCGGCTACGGAACCATGGACGAACTCATGGAGGTCGCCACCTGGGACCAATTGGGATTCCATCGCCGCCCGGTCGTGCTGGCCAATATCGCGGGATTCTTCGACCCCTTGGTCCAGCTTCTCGACCGCATGGCCGACGACGGATTCATGAGCGCGGGGGAACGGGCTTTCTGCCGTACCGCGGACACCGCCGAGGGATGTCTCGACATCCTCGGAATGACCTGCTCCCCGATTCTTCACCCGGCCGAGAGTTCGTAG
- a CDS encoding condensation domain-containing protein, producing the protein MNDTRQLAVDFQSGAPRTGTLTWGQLAIWDVLQWLPPDDTSLTLSTLLPLPAGTTAATVAAALRALVERHDALRSLFRFDAAAGEPGQTLVTTGRLTVEVHDAPRGLAADLAAKLRPELCGRPFDLASDLPVRALLVTEEGSPAALVLAISHMSVDAWSFRVVLEDLEALLAGAELPAPGQQPLDRLDYETSDLGRRREERARAYWTEQVRETPAAMLAELPQPSAPHLGWGRIESTALAESVRLLAQRASVAGSLVVMAGAARLLARYTGEEQATLRLIVATRFTARTRRFVGAFNQNALLRVPIGADSFDDYLRRTGLAALTAYQNCEYDPRAIEQIVIDTAAERGVTAGGYCFFNDISFEPPRPADADREPATGGDAPDPRALRADTVLSVPEMDQVPKGATFFLFLERLGDRAVLQLCADRRFLAPRSATDFLHDLEELTVAAAVSPPRPATLELP; encoded by the coding sequence GTGAACGACACCCGGCAGCTCGCTGTCGACTTTCAGAGCGGAGCCCCTCGGACCGGGACGCTCACCTGGGGCCAATTGGCGATCTGGGATGTGCTGCAATGGCTCCCCCCGGACGACACCAGCCTCACCCTGTCCACCCTGCTGCCGCTGCCCGCGGGGACGACCGCCGCCACGGTGGCGGCGGCGCTGCGGGCACTGGTGGAGCGCCACGACGCGCTCCGCTCCCTCTTCCGCTTCGACGCGGCCGCCGGCGAACCCGGGCAGACCCTGGTCACCACCGGCCGACTGACGGTGGAGGTGCACGACGCCCCGCGGGGGCTCGCCGCCGACCTCGCGGCGAAGCTGCGCCCGGAACTCTGCGGCCGTCCCTTCGACCTGGCGTCCGACCTGCCGGTACGCGCCCTCCTGGTCACCGAGGAGGGGAGCCCGGCCGCGCTCGTCCTCGCCATCAGCCACATGTCGGTCGACGCCTGGAGCTTCCGGGTCGTGCTGGAGGACCTGGAGGCGCTGCTCGCCGGTGCGGAACTGCCCGCCCCCGGCCAGCAGCCGCTGGACCGGCTCGACTACGAGACCTCGGACCTGGGACGCAGGCGGGAGGAGCGCGCGCGTGCCTACTGGACCGAGCAGGTCCGGGAGACCCCGGCCGCCATGCTGGCCGAGCTCCCGCAGCCGTCCGCGCCGCACCTGGGCTGGGGCCGGATCGAGTCCACCGCGCTCGCCGAGTCGGTCCGGCTGCTCGCCCAACGGGCCTCGGTCGCCGGGTCGCTGGTCGTCATGGCCGGTGCGGCGCGGCTGCTGGCCCGGTACACCGGGGAGGAACAGGCGACGCTGCGACTGATCGTGGCGACCAGGTTCACCGCCAGGACCCGGCGGTTCGTCGGCGCCTTCAACCAGAACGCGCTGCTGCGGGTGCCGATCGGCGCCGACTCCTTCGACGACTACCTGCGGCGGACCGGGCTCGCCGCCCTGACCGCGTACCAGAACTGCGAGTACGACCCCAGGGCGATCGAGCAGATCGTCATCGACACCGCGGCCGAGCGCGGCGTGACCGCGGGCGGGTACTGCTTCTTCAACGACATCAGCTTCGAGCCGCCGCGGCCCGCCGACGCCGACCGGGAGCCCGCGACCGGGGGCGACGCCCCGGACCCGCGCGCCCTGCGCGCGGACACCGTGCTGTCGGTGCCCGAGATGGACCAGGTGCCCAAGGGGGCCACGTTCTTCCTCTTCCTGGAGCGGCTCGGCGACCGGGCGGTGCTGCAACTGTGCGCCGACCGACGCTTCCTGGCCCCGCGCTCGGCGACGGACTTCCTGCACGACCTGGAGGAGCTGACCGTCGCCGCCGCCGTGTCCCCGCCCCGCCCCGCGACCTTGGAGCTTCCATGA
- a CDS encoding ABC transporter ATP-binding protein, which produces MTTPDRQAVIHATGLTKHYQRVGDAERFTAVDGIDFRVEPGEAFGFLGPNGAGKSTTMRMIACVSPASAGSLRIAGLDASRDGAAIRARIGVVPQDNTLDTELTVRENLYVYGRYFGLSRRVLTQKIGELLDFAQLTEKADNTVESLSGGMRRRLTIARALINDPGVLLLDEPTTGLDPQARHILWDRLFQLKQDGITLVLTTHYMDEAEQLCDRLVVMDHGRIVAEDSPARLIEKHVTPEVLELRYAPGRNEEMGRRVAAIGERAEILPGRVLLYVADGESALASVHAEGAAPLTAIVRRASLEDVFLTLTGRSLID; this is translated from the coding sequence ATGACCACCCCCGACCGCCAGGCCGTGATCCACGCGACGGGCCTGACCAAGCACTACCAGCGCGTCGGCGACGCCGAGCGGTTCACCGCGGTCGACGGGATCGACTTCCGGGTCGAGCCGGGTGAGGCCTTCGGCTTCCTCGGACCCAACGGCGCGGGCAAGTCCACGACCATGCGGATGATCGCCTGCGTCTCCCCGGCCAGCGCGGGCAGCCTGCGCATCGCCGGGCTCGACGCCTCCCGCGACGGCGCCGCGATCCGCGCCCGGATCGGCGTGGTCCCCCAGGACAACACCCTGGACACCGAACTGACGGTGCGTGAGAACCTGTACGTCTACGGCCGCTACTTCGGCCTGTCCCGGCGGGTGCTGACCCAGAAGATCGGCGAACTGCTGGACTTCGCGCAGCTGACCGAGAAGGCCGACAACACCGTCGAGAGCCTGTCCGGCGGGATGCGGCGGCGGCTGACCATCGCCCGGGCCCTGATCAACGACCCCGGCGTGCTGCTGCTCGACGAGCCCACCACCGGCCTGGACCCGCAGGCCAGGCACATCCTCTGGGACCGGCTGTTCCAACTGAAGCAGGACGGCATCACCCTGGTGCTGACCACGCACTACATGGACGAGGCCGAGCAGTTGTGCGACCGGCTGGTGGTGATGGACCACGGCCGGATCGTCGCCGAGGACTCCCCGGCCCGGCTGATCGAGAAGCACGTCACCCCCGAGGTGCTGGAACTGCGCTACGCGCCCGGCCGCAACGAGGAGATGGGCCGCCGGGTCGCCGCGATCGGCGAGCGGGCCGAGATACTCCCCGGCCGGGTCCTGCTCTACGTCGCCGACGGCGAGTCCGCCCTCGCGTCCGTCCACGCCGAGGGCGCTGCCCCGCTGACCGCGATCGTCCGCAGAGCGAGCCTTGAGGACGTGTTCCTCACGCTCACCGGCCGTTCACTGATCGACTGA
- a CDS encoding ABC transporter permease, which translates to MATLALREFSYCMAHYRRTWRGTVVVSVANPLLFLLAFGSGLGVLVNRNAPAVLHGVPYVTFLAPGLLAAASMQTAIVESAGPVYQAVHGRRNYLAAAATPMTPFQIYLGHLLFMVFRVVISSLAFVLVMAAFRLVHSPLDALGLLLGAVLTGTAFAAPMAAWAVAVRRPTALDMCFRFILMPLYMLSGTFFSIRQLPSWLRDLAWITPLWHGVDLCRTLSLGTATPGTTAIHLGYLLALVAAGIAAARVTYRRALHG; encoded by the coding sequence ATGGCAACCTTGGCCCTGCGTGAGTTCAGCTACTGCATGGCGCACTACCGGCGTACCTGGCGCGGCACGGTCGTGGTCAGCGTGGCCAACCCGCTGCTGTTCCTGCTCGCCTTCGGCAGCGGCCTGGGCGTCCTGGTGAACCGCAACGCCCCGGCCGTCCTGCACGGGGTCCCCTACGTCACCTTCCTGGCACCGGGACTGCTGGCGGCCGCGTCGATGCAGACCGCGATCGTGGAGTCGGCCGGTCCGGTCTACCAGGCCGTCCACGGGCGGAGGAACTACCTGGCGGCGGCGGCCACGCCGATGACGCCGTTCCAGATCTACCTCGGCCACCTGCTCTTCATGGTGTTCCGCGTCGTCATCAGCTCGCTCGCCTTCGTCCTGGTGATGGCGGCGTTCCGGCTGGTCCACTCACCGCTGGATGCGCTCGGGCTGCTGCTCGGAGCCGTCCTCACCGGGACCGCCTTCGCCGCGCCGATGGCGGCGTGGGCCGTCGCGGTGCGCCGGCCCACGGCCCTGGACATGTGCTTCCGCTTCATCCTGATGCCGCTCTACATGCTCTCCGGCACGTTCTTCTCGATCCGGCAACTGCCCTCCTGGCTGCGGGACCTGGCCTGGATCACCCCGTTGTGGCACGGCGTGGACCTGTGCCGGACGCTCAGCCTGGGCACCGCGACACCGGGCACCACCGCGATCCACCTGGGCTACCTGCTCGCGCTGGTGGCGGCCGGGATCGCCGCCGCCCGGGTCACCTACCGCCGTGCGCTGCACGGCTGA
- a CDS encoding ABC transporter permease produces MTLTVPDTAAAPSRLRPPRAFHLVERHLVIYRHTPMVLVAEIFEPVLYLLSVGVGIGALVGHVAGLGPSGVGYSAFVAPALLATAAMNGAMNETTFNLLRKLKVDRIYDSVLSTPMSVQDLALGEVCWALLRGTLTTTGFMAVTAAFGLVRSPWILLAVPGAALVGFGFASVGLAVTTYLRGWQDFQYVQLVMLPMFLFATTFYPLGVYPRAVQIVVECLPLYQSIQLIREPALGQVGPSLLVPAAYLVLMGLLGLAVARRRLTLMLLH; encoded by the coding sequence ATGACCCTGACCGTTCCCGACACCGCCGCCGCACCCTCGCGGTTGCGTCCGCCCCGGGCGTTCCACCTGGTGGAGCGGCACCTGGTGATCTACCGGCACACCCCCATGGTGCTGGTGGCCGAGATCTTCGAACCCGTGCTCTACCTGCTCTCGGTGGGGGTCGGCATCGGGGCGCTGGTCGGACACGTCGCCGGTCTCGGCCCCTCCGGCGTCGGCTACAGCGCCTTCGTCGCCCCGGCCCTGCTGGCCACGGCGGCGATGAACGGGGCGATGAACGAGACCACGTTCAACCTGCTGCGCAAACTGAAGGTGGACCGCATCTACGACTCGGTCCTGTCCACGCCCATGAGCGTGCAGGACCTCGCCCTGGGCGAGGTCTGCTGGGCCCTGCTCCGCGGCACGCTCACCACCACCGGCTTCATGGCCGTGACCGCCGCGTTCGGACTGGTGCGGTCACCGTGGATACTCCTGGCCGTGCCGGGCGCCGCACTGGTCGGCTTCGGCTTCGCCTCGGTGGGCCTGGCGGTGACCACCTACCTGCGCGGCTGGCAGGACTTCCAGTACGTGCAACTAGTGATGCTGCCGATGTTCCTCTTCGCCACGACCTTCTACCCCTTGGGCGTCTACCCCCGCGCCGTGCAGATCGTGGTGGAGTGCCTGCCGCTGTACCAGAGCATCCAGTTGATCCGGGAGCCGGCCCTGGGCCAGGTCGGCCCCTCGCTGCTGGTCCCGGCCGCCTACCTGGTGCTGATGGGGTTGCTCGGGCTCGCCGTGGCCCGCCGCAGGCTGACCCTGATGCTGCTGCACTGA
- the aspS gene encoding aspartate--tRNA(Asn) ligase, whose product MIHPTPRVLVADLRPRVGETVSVSGWVNTLRLQRKMQFVLVRDHTGTTQVTHRRGGPDDPLESVIESLTVESAVRITGRVVDNPVVNLGGLEIVPETVEVLNRAEPLLPIDEHSGPEHRLDWRFLDVRKRAAAQLVFAVQTTAERAMREFAYGEGCTEMHTPKLMGTASESGAEVFRLGYFDRSAYLAQSPQFYKQMAIAAGIDRVFEVGPVFRAEPSFTSRHATEFTGVDVELAWIDGVEDVMAFEERMLAHALAEVARVHGPAIEEHFGQPVVVPELPFPRVTMAEAQRLLRAGGWDPAGVKEDLDPEGERALAALVKERSGHEFVFVTHYPVGIRPFYHMRSAEQPELTLSFDLLWKGLEITTGAQREHRYDVLLKQAADKGMGTESLQDYLNCFRYGCPPHGGLGMGLGRVLMVMLGLDSIRDATFLFRGPNRLTP is encoded by the coding sequence ATGATCCACCCCACACCACGTGTCCTGGTTGCCGACCTGCGTCCGCGCGTGGGCGAGACGGTCTCCGTCAGCGGCTGGGTCAACACCCTGCGGCTGCAACGGAAGATGCAGTTCGTCCTGGTCCGCGACCACACCGGCACCACGCAGGTGACCCACCGGCGCGGTGGTCCCGACGACCCGCTGGAGAGCGTGATCGAGAGCCTCACGGTCGAGTCCGCCGTCCGGATCACCGGCCGGGTCGTGGACAACCCCGTGGTCAACCTGGGCGGCCTGGAGATCGTCCCGGAGACCGTCGAGGTGCTGAACCGGGCCGAACCGCTGCTGCCCATCGACGAGCACTCGGGACCGGAGCACCGGCTCGACTGGCGCTTCCTGGACGTGCGCAAGCGTGCGGCCGCGCAACTGGTGTTCGCGGTGCAGACCACCGCCGAACGGGCGATGCGCGAGTTCGCCTACGGCGAGGGTTGCACCGAGATGCACACGCCCAAGCTGATGGGCACCGCCTCGGAGTCCGGGGCGGAGGTGTTCCGGCTCGGCTACTTCGACCGCAGCGCCTACCTGGCCCAGTCACCGCAGTTCTACAAGCAGATGGCGATCGCCGCCGGTATCGACCGGGTCTTCGAGGTCGGCCCGGTGTTCCGGGCGGAGCCCTCGTTCACCTCGCGCCACGCCACCGAGTTCACCGGTGTCGACGTGGAACTCGCCTGGATCGACGGCGTCGAGGACGTGATGGCGTTCGAGGAGCGGATGCTCGCCCACGCGCTCGCCGAGGTGGCGCGGGTCCACGGCCCGGCGATCGAGGAGCACTTCGGCCAGCCGGTGGTGGTGCCCGAACTGCCTTTCCCCCGGGTCACCATGGCCGAGGCCCAGCGACTGCTGCGGGCCGGGGGCTGGGACCCGGCGGGCGTCAAGGAGGACCTGGACCCCGAGGGCGAGCGCGCGCTCGCGGCCCTGGTGAAGGAGCGGAGCGGGCACGAGTTCGTGTTCGTCACCCACTACCCGGTCGGCATCCGGCCGTTCTACCACATGCGGTCGGCCGAGCAGCCGGAGCTGACCCTGAGCTTCGACCTGCTGTGGAAGGGCCTGGAGATCACCACCGGCGCGCAGCGCGAGCACCGGTACGACGTGCTGCTCAAGCAGGCCGCCGACAAGGGCATGGGCACCGAGTCGCTTCAGGACTACCTGAACTGCTTCCGCTACGGCTGCCCGCCGCACGGCGGCCTGGGGATGGGGCTGGGCCGGGTGCTGATGGTCATGCTCGGGCTGGACTCGATCCGCGACGCGACCTTCCTCTTCCGTGGGCCCAACCGGCTCACCCCCTGA
- a CDS encoding DEAD/DEAH box helicase: MEIELDPADLVPDSQATYLPDRHMFALWTWSGRAAGAAPPIGDVQSVALVLPDPDLGGFAVSEVDCALVEPDGLPGAPLDSPGQSVAAWRTRIAGGDPPLPIAAHAVPDATGLAVMSAQHAESVFRHTSAVATELRTALTATLRPYQVRGVSWLRETVEAHGGAVLADEMGLGKTLQAIGYLAGRAGQGPQLVVCPTSLVGNWAHEIARFAPDLRTTIWRGGALEGVDSGTVVLIGYPTLRIHGPAVTGQRWVTVVFDEAQVLKNPRTQVAKAARSLAADARIALTGTPVENHLEELWALLNLVAPELFGHKPQFRRRFVKPIADGSLAAAARLRGAIEPIVMMRKKSQVAHSLPAKIHADLICDLTEEQQQLYDQLLDQVIDDGFGSGAQRQTRVLAALTALKQVCNHPGLITGDLDELSGRSGKLDLCTDIIANNLDLGSPTLVFTQYRRSGELLVRQCAEQFGVSVPFFHGGLNQERRADIVRRFQADDGPKVLVLSLKAGGTGLTLTRAADVIHFDRWWNPAVEAQASDRVHRIGQTRTVTVTTLTTGTTVEEHIAAMHSRKSALSDIADMSGVAELARLDDERLIAILRRKRDS, translated from the coding sequence ATGGAAATCGAACTGGACCCTGCCGACCTCGTACCCGACAGCCAGGCCACGTACCTGCCCGACCGCCATATGTTCGCCCTGTGGACCTGGTCCGGCCGCGCCGCGGGGGCGGCGCCACCGATCGGTGACGTCCAGAGCGTCGCCCTGGTCCTCCCGGACCCGGATCTCGGCGGCTTCGCGGTGTCCGAGGTCGACTGCGCGCTGGTCGAGCCGGACGGGCTCCCCGGCGCGCCGCTCGACTCCCCCGGCCAGTCGGTGGCGGCCTGGCGGACGCGGATCGCGGGCGGTGACCCGCCCCTGCCGATCGCCGCGCACGCCGTTCCCGATGCCACCGGTCTCGCCGTGATGTCGGCGCAGCACGCGGAGTCCGTCTTCCGGCACACCAGTGCCGTGGCAACCGAACTGCGCACGGCGCTGACCGCCACCCTGCGGCCGTACCAGGTGCGCGGCGTGAGCTGGCTGCGCGAGACGGTCGAGGCCCACGGCGGCGCGGTGCTCGCCGACGAAATGGGGCTCGGCAAGACCCTTCAGGCCATCGGCTACCTCGCCGGGCGGGCCGGGCAGGGGCCGCAACTGGTGGTGTGCCCGACGTCGCTGGTCGGGAACTGGGCCCACGAGATCGCCCGGTTCGCCCCCGACCTGCGGACGACGATCTGGCGGGGCGGCGCGTTGGAGGGGGTGGACAGCGGGACGGTGGTGCTCATCGGCTACCCGACGCTGCGCATCCACGGGCCCGCCGTGACCGGGCAGCGGTGGGTCACCGTGGTCTTCGACGAGGCGCAGGTGTTGAAGAACCCCCGTACCCAGGTGGCGAAGGCCGCCCGGAGCCTCGCCGCCGACGCACGGATCGCCTTGACCGGCACGCCTGTTGAGAACCACCTGGAGGAGCTCTGGGCGCTGCTCAATCTGGTCGCGCCGGAACTGTTCGGCCACAAGCCGCAGTTCCGGCGCCGCTTCGTCAAGCCGATCGCGGACGGCTCGCTCGCCGCCGCCGCCCGGCTGCGCGGGGCCATCGAGCCGATCGTGATGATGCGGAAGAAGTCCCAGGTCGCGCACTCGCTCCCGGCCAAGATCCACGCCGACCTGATCTGCGATCTCACCGAGGAACAGCAGCAGTTGTACGACCAGTTGCTGGACCAGGTGATCGACGACGGCTTCGGCAGCGGCGCGCAGCGGCAGACCAGGGTGCTGGCGGCGCTGACCGCGTTGAAGCAGGTCTGCAACCACCCGGGGCTGATCACCGGTGACCTGGACGAGTTGTCGGGACGGTCGGGGAAGCTCGACCTCTGCACCGACATCATCGCCAACAACCTCGACCTCGGCTCGCCCACGCTGGTCTTCACCCAGTACCGGCGCAGCGGTGAGCTGCTGGTGCGGCAGTGCGCCGAGCAGTTCGGGGTGTCCGTGCCGTTCTTCCACGGCGGCCTGAACCAGGAGCGGCGCGCCGACATCGTCCGCCGGTTCCAGGCCGACGACGGCCCGAAGGTGCTGGTGCTCAGCCTGAAGGCCGGGGGTACCGGGCTCACGCTCACCCGCGCGGCCGACGTCATCCACTTCGACCGGTGGTGGAATCCGGCCGTGGAGGCGCAGGCCTCCGACCGGGTCCACCGGATCGGTCAGACCCGTACGGTCACCGTCACCACGCTGACCACCGGGACCACCGTCGAGGAGCACATCGCGGCGATGCACTCGCGCAAGTCCGCGCTCTCCGACATCGCCGACATGTCCGGTGTCGCCGAACTGGCCCGCCTGGACGACGAGCGCCTCATTGCGATCCTGCGCCGGAAGCGAGACAGCTGA